A stretch of the Euleptes europaea isolate rEulEur1 chromosome 14, rEulEur1.hap1, whole genome shotgun sequence genome encodes the following:
- the ITPRIPL1 gene encoding inositol 1,4,5-trisphosphate receptor-interacting protein-like 1 — translation MVLGPFIFLVVAALVYHPLMVSDHTDLATQNRLLDHEKHMKQKMELLQTEDDQQGWTWDPLETPKDWIKTDQLMDDETWEVWHYVRLIILFLFMCYIYTLGKEPSDDASTDTSSSTTTKDDDDTDMESETYGNRQKVLEDFYDRHTDLDTGDLTNMCDFVESFVNDLLEACQNVLPYQNTLPRLENCIGVDSAFEGWHTHESKAFTVLVPVVPPKGHSFQLETSDSEGTSSKHGHILVEMDCMCKRERLLGDVVCFLHNSEEKLNEDKKGAFLMHVLCTSSHLDVDKTIHWFQSLVGKAWKNMCYKYNLDLLLPTPSNTSCKLKLAFRSGRTISVDIILGVQQGDSLVFLATQGAEMDRLVGKVWHRTFAIQELLFFEWVSQRAPEESCHLKCLQILIYLKESTSSDRKNPVLTNYHYKTCLMHLLLFRPLSDWAPEDIAQRLQDVLLSMRIALQEKCLHHFLIGNISLPIQIPMPKTLRTAAPVNLLKHLEQDPNLHAEAMREFVEVVEQVRALVTDCEE, via the coding sequence ATGGTCCTGGGTCCTTTCATCTTCCTAGTTGTGGCAGCTCTGGTCTACCACCCTCTGATGGTCAGTGACCACACAGACTTGGCCACACAGAACCGGCTCCTGGACCATGAGAAACATATGAAACAGAAAATGGAGCTCCTGCAGACAGAGGATGACCAGCAAGGCTGGACCTGGGACCCACTGGAGACCCCGAAAGACTGGATTAAAACTGATCAGCTTATGGATGATGAAACCTGGGAAGTGTGGCACTATGTGAGACTGATCATTCTGTTCCTCTTTATGTGCTACATATACACCTTGGGAAAGGAACCCAGTGATGACGCTAGCACTGATACCTCCAGTAGTACCACCACCAAAGACGATGATGATACTGACATGGAATCTGAAACATATGGCAACAGGCAAAAAGTTCTAGAGGATTTCTATGACCGCCACACAGATTTGGACACTGGGGACCTAACCAATATGTGTGATTTTGTTGAGTCCTTTGTGAATGACTTGCTGGAGGCCTGCCAGAATGTCCTTCCCTATCAGAACACCCTTCCTCGGTTGGAGAACTGTATTGGAGTGGACAGTGCGTTTGAAGGATGGCACACACATGAGTCCAAGGCATTCACTGTATTGGTGCCAGTAGTGCCACCCAAAGGACACTCTTTCCAACTGGAAACAAGTGATTCTGAGGGCACCTCAAGCAAACATGGACACATCTTGGTGGAGATGGACTGTATGTGCAAGAGAGAAAGGCTGCTAGGGGACGTTGTGTGCTTCCTTCATAATTCTGAGGAAAAGCTGAATGAAGACAAGAAAGGTGCCTTCCTCATGCACGTTTTGTGTACCAGCTCCCATTTAGATGTGGATAAAACCATCCACTGGTTCCAGAGTCTTGtggggaaggcctggaaaaataTGTGTTACAAGTACAACCTTGATCTCCTCCTTCCTACGCCTTCCAACACATCATGCAAGCTGAAACTGGCATTTAGGTCTGGAAGGACAATCTCTGTTGACATCATACTTGGAGTCCAACAAGGAGACAGCTTAGTCTTCCTGGCCACTCAAGGAGCTGAGATGGACCGATTAGTTGGTAAAGTTTGGCACAGGACCTTTGCGATTCAGGAGCTGCTCTTTTTCGAATGGGTGAGCCAGCGAGCCCCAGAGGAGAGCTGCCACCTGAAATGTTTACAGATCCTCATCTATCTCAAAGAGTCCACCTCATCGGACAGGAAGAACCCTGTGCTCACTAACTATCATTACAAGACTTGTCTGATGCATCTCCTGCTCTTTCGGCCGCTGTCAGACTGGGCCCCTGAAGACATTGCACAAAGGCTGCAGGACGTCCTCTTATCCATGCGTATCGCCCTACAGGAGAAATGTCTTCACCACTTCCTGATTGGAAACATCTCCCTGCCCATTCAGATTCCTATGCCCAAGACCCTTCGCACTGCTGCTCCCGTCAATCTTTTAAAGCACTTGGAACAGGACCCCAACCTTCATGCTGAGGCAATGAGGGAGTTTGTGGAGGTAGTAGAACAAGTGAGGGCGCTGGTGACAGACTGTGAAGAGTAG